In the genome of Rudaeicoccus suwonensis, one region contains:
- a CDS encoding D-sedoheptulose-7-phosphate isomerase encodes MHNATTEQCSSAISNRRQKSLSEWALLSVALAEPKLVAQVDAAGMELLGCLAGGGTLLVAGNGGSAAIASHVAAELVGKCIFDRSPLPAINLGESLSAVTAVANDYGYEEIFARGVRAHGRTGDVLLAMSTSGSSRNILRALDVAHARNLLTIALTGERGRDLAERADHLLVAPSQETPRIQEVHMLWAHMWCEAVDSVCAS; translated from the coding sequence ATGCATAACGCAACCACAGAACAATGCAGTTCGGCTATAAGTAATCGTCGTCAAAAATCACTCTCCGAATGGGCGCTACTATCGGTTGCCCTCGCCGAGCCCAAACTCGTGGCGCAGGTGGACGCTGCAGGCATGGAACTGCTCGGCTGCCTAGCGGGTGGCGGCACCCTACTCGTCGCCGGGAACGGCGGGTCGGCAGCGATCGCTAGCCACGTCGCCGCTGAGTTGGTCGGGAAGTGCATTTTCGACCGCTCTCCCCTCCCTGCGATCAACCTCGGGGAGTCACTGAGCGCAGTCACTGCGGTCGCCAATGACTACGGATACGAAGAAATTTTCGCACGTGGTGTTAGGGCGCACGGACGCACGGGGGACGTCCTGCTGGCAATGAGTACCAGCGGCTCTAGCCGGAACATCCTACGCGCACTCGACGTCGCTCACGCGCGCAATCTGCTGACAATCGCCTTGACAGGTGAACGCGGCCGCGACCTGGCGGAGCGCGCCGACCACCTGCTGGTCGCCCCCTCGCAAGAGACGCCACGCATCCAGGAAGTCCACATGTTATGGGCACACATGTGGTGCGAAGCCGTCGACTCGGTATGTGCATCCTGA
- a CDS encoding glycosyltransferase family 4 protein: MNASNKLKSLRIAQIAPPWLRVPPDGYGGVERMVGNLSEGLVNRGHDVTLFAPTGSRTKGRLISPLEQTPVHKGPGAADADMIHMVTPYLMADEFDVIHDHTTSRIGPALGAMLGGRPPVVHTLHMPWTDVRRRFFSRVDNRIHLVASSPSQAALNPEISYTATIYAGIDLEMHPLGNQKEDYLAFVGRCCSEKGTDIALDISRAVDKPLVMILKHDDSSEREFFDEVVRPKMRNCDQVFEQPPHAEKIQLMQAASATLFPIRWDEPFGQVMAESLACGTPVIAMRRGAAKDLIVDGETGFLCDSVEGMIDAVGRVGDLAPQVCRQRVVDHFSAEAMIDGYENLYRSLLEQSA, from the coding sequence ATGAATGCCAGCAACAAGCTTAAGTCATTACGAATTGCCCAGATCGCTCCGCCTTGGCTTCGTGTACCACCCGACGGATACGGAGGGGTTGAGCGCATGGTGGGCAATCTCAGCGAAGGACTGGTGAACCGCGGCCACGATGTGACGCTCTTCGCGCCGACTGGCTCTCGAACCAAGGGCCGCCTGATCAGTCCCCTAGAACAGACGCCGGTGCACAAGGGTCCCGGTGCTGCCGACGCCGACATGATCCACATGGTCACACCCTATTTGATGGCTGACGAATTCGATGTCATCCACGACCACACCACTTCTCGCATCGGCCCAGCGCTGGGAGCCATGCTGGGTGGGCGTCCGCCGGTGGTGCACACCCTTCACATGCCCTGGACTGATGTCAGGAGGAGGTTCTTCAGCCGCGTCGACAACCGCATCCACCTCGTCGCGAGCAGCCCTTCCCAAGCCGCATTGAACCCAGAAATCTCCTACACGGCGACGATATACGCGGGAATCGATCTCGAAATGCACCCACTCGGTAATCAAAAGGAGGACTATCTAGCGTTCGTCGGCAGGTGTTGCTCAGAAAAGGGAACTGACATCGCTCTCGACATCTCGCGGGCCGTCGACAAGCCTTTGGTGATGATCTTGAAGCACGACGATTCCTCAGAACGCGAGTTTTTCGACGAAGTTGTACGGCCCAAGATGCGCAACTGTGACCAAGTGTTCGAGCAACCGCCGCATGCCGAGAAAATCCAGTTGATGCAGGCGGCTTCCGCAACGCTGTTCCCTATTCGTTGGGATGAGCCTTTCGGGCAAGTGATGGCCGAATCGTTGGCCTGCGGGACCCCGGTGATTGCAATGCGCAGAGGCGCGGCGAAAGACCTGATCGTTGATGGTGAAACCGGATTTCTCTGCGATTCCGTTGAGGGTATGATCGATGCCGTCGGGAGGGTAGGTGACCTTGCGCCGCAGGTTTGCCGGCAACGAGTGGTCGACCATTTCTCGGCCGAGGCGATGATCGACGGGTACGAGAACCTCTATCGTTCGCTACTTGAGCAGTCTGCCTAA
- a CDS encoding class I SAM-dependent methyltransferase, with translation MTPTNSSSRRAGRKRSIAYRIRRYLRAKLRRRVGAPDLYDLLGASGRRLAEPEDFVRRLANAAIPEEVISEFADLKKEFEDRRKSTSVPYELFHDIESASMLLCYALTRTLKPEIIVETGVGNGASTFFFLRALAKNNRGTLHSFDISDDVGVYLSGENQRSWVLHVLDARSPLEDLKREIKTLPPIDVFIHDSHHRYKYMTAELKIAETHLSSRGVILCDDAESTFAFEEFCRVRNMDPIYVFDRTKFFGGTSLAQA, from the coding sequence GTGACACCTACCAATTCATCTTCGCGAAGAGCGGGTCGCAAAAGATCCATCGCCTACCGTATTCGGCGCTATCTACGTGCCAAGCTGCGACGGCGCGTCGGCGCACCCGACCTATATGACCTCTTGGGCGCCTCCGGACGACGTCTCGCCGAACCCGAAGACTTCGTCCGACGTCTCGCCAATGCGGCCATTCCCGAAGAGGTCATTTCAGAGTTTGCCGACCTGAAGAAAGAGTTCGAGGATCGACGCAAATCCACATCCGTCCCCTACGAGCTCTTTCACGACATTGAGTCAGCTTCCATGCTGCTGTGCTACGCACTTACTCGCACTCTGAAGCCAGAGATAATTGTGGAAACGGGCGTCGGAAACGGCGCCTCGACGTTCTTCTTCCTGCGGGCGCTGGCGAAGAATAACCGCGGCACACTGCACAGTTTCGACATTAGCGACGATGTCGGAGTTTACCTATCAGGGGAGAACCAGAGGTCGTGGGTCCTCCACGTACTCGATGCACGATCGCCCCTCGAAGACCTGAAGCGTGAAATCAAGACACTGCCCCCGATCGATGTTTTCATTCACGATAGTCATCACAGATATAAATACATGACCGCAGAACTAAAAATCGCAGAGACCCATCTCAGCAGTCGTGGAGTAATTCTTTGCGACGACGCCGAGAGCACATTCGCGTTCGAAGAGTTCTGTCGTGTACGTAATATGGATCCGATATACGTCTTTGATCGGACCAAATTCTTCGGCGGGACCTCGCTCGCACAAGCATGA
- a CDS encoding MFS transporter, producing the protein MTATTAHNEGRRLRGNGDFVRLTVGESISQLGSSMSVFVLPLVTVALTGSAAQAGVVGGAATLGTVLFILPAGALVDRWHRRRVMLISSAVRAAIWAAIGVAGLLHDLTLTYLIVAAFLSNVAETFFSPAEGASVRKVVTPEQLPTAMAVNEGRQAAASLIGGPLGGLLFGLNIMFPFFFNALSFVASLIGVCTIRYPLGKAEQTEDAKPTSIVASIAAGLRFVWSRPAMRDIFIVSAILNFGITAIDLTIILNLKIRGETAAEIGFISASAGAGVFLGAAVAPRVIKRIPTGKISIFLGWVLLTTYSIMALLRESLYAQIFLVFIALFMVPALNAGLNSYTMLVTPDAFQGRVQNAGGFMVMILMPFAAFLGGTGLEYLGAGRTMLVLVLILAIGPVLLTANKHIRHIPLISELGDQAR; encoded by the coding sequence GTGACAGCAACCACTGCGCACAATGAGGGCCGTCGCCTGCGGGGCAACGGCGACTTCGTCCGGTTGACCGTTGGCGAGAGCATAAGCCAGCTCGGATCGTCAATGTCAGTGTTCGTCCTACCGCTGGTGACGGTCGCACTGACTGGCTCCGCAGCTCAAGCTGGGGTGGTCGGAGGTGCTGCCACTCTCGGGACGGTACTTTTCATTCTGCCCGCGGGGGCCCTCGTCGATCGGTGGCACCGCAGACGTGTCATGCTCATCAGCAGCGCCGTCCGCGCGGCTATTTGGGCAGCGATCGGAGTCGCGGGACTTCTACATGATCTGACCCTGACATATCTCATCGTGGCCGCATTCCTGTCGAACGTAGCGGAGACGTTCTTCAGCCCGGCCGAAGGTGCATCGGTCCGCAAAGTAGTAACCCCTGAGCAGTTGCCGACGGCGATGGCAGTAAATGAAGGACGTCAGGCCGCTGCGAGCTTGATCGGTGGTCCGCTCGGGGGCCTGTTGTTCGGTCTGAACATTATGTTTCCGTTCTTTTTCAACGCACTTTCGTTCGTTGCCTCCTTGATTGGGGTTTGCACCATCCGGTACCCCTTAGGCAAGGCGGAGCAAACGGAGGACGCGAAACCGACCTCTATAGTTGCTAGTATCGCGGCGGGGCTACGCTTCGTCTGGTCGAGGCCCGCGATGCGTGATATCTTCATTGTCTCCGCCATACTGAACTTCGGGATCACAGCGATCGACCTCACAATCATTCTGAATCTGAAAATCCGGGGCGAAACTGCCGCAGAGATCGGTTTCATCAGCGCGTCCGCGGGTGCGGGAGTATTTCTCGGGGCCGCTGTCGCTCCGAGGGTCATCAAACGCATTCCGACAGGAAAGATCTCGATTTTCTTGGGATGGGTACTGCTGACGACTTACTCGATCATGGCCTTGCTGCGGGAGTCGCTGTATGCGCAGATTTTCTTGGTCTTCATTGCATTATTCATGGTGCCTGCACTGAATGCTGGCCTGAACTCCTACACGATGCTGGTTACTCCTGATGCATTTCAGGGGCGCGTGCAGAATGCTGGCGGTTTCATGGTAATGATCCTCATGCCATTTGCAGCATTTCTAGGCGGTACCGGTTTAGAGTATCTCGGCGCCGGACGAACAATGCTTGTCCTCGTCCTAATTTTGGCGATTGGTCCAGTGCTACTTACTGCAAACAAGCATATTCGCCACATACCTCTGATATCCGAACTCGGGGATCAGGCAAGATGA
- a CDS encoding condensation domain-containing protein, with product MPDADNLNQDSTSSSASSVLLAALTLLLDGTDVSAIDNFYEIGGDSLVAVELLGRLQSEGWHVAVRDVFDAPSLADTIAKMRRIEQIDFAENKIPAFSRFPLSPPQRDAFESVTFNPDRFNLAAIVHVPEEANPELIENAISAVLETHEMLRVRFDKDETGVNQQVVPTAALMDAVAVEAVGHDDRDGIHKVADRAHSRIALDQGHVCSFTTLTNDAGAWGVMVIANHMVTDAIGWKVLMEDLTSTIDAAARGENFSPVKTSSFRSWVEYLHGLALSADARRAVDGLIDVLSIDPQHEQNPLRQHLDSVRRADTTRVQRLYEVAQAESFQKLCAQHGADVLALSCLHYALRGLAVGGSVPVSMFTSGRHLGPSSLEFSRTVGWFADKYPVILDLGSSSSPEGLLQESAAAVSAALGLQLTYGAVRYLHPDAELRDFVAQVTSAKVALNYRGTVATSETIPYTDHDLGDMHDELEFFGYNISLACDLEPTGFAVSWRFPSQLERLVVPAVDSFGIGLAAIVAAASD from the coding sequence TTGCCCGATGCGGATAATCTTAACCAAGACTCCACCTCTTCATCGGCGAGCTCGGTACTTCTGGCCGCGCTCACTCTGCTCCTCGACGGCACCGACGTTTCAGCGATAGACAATTTCTATGAGATCGGGGGCGATTCGCTCGTCGCAGTCGAACTCTTGGGTCGATTGCAGAGCGAAGGGTGGCACGTCGCTGTTAGAGATGTATTTGATGCCCCATCCCTAGCCGACACGATCGCCAAGATGCGACGGATAGAACAGATAGATTTTGCAGAAAATAAAATCCCCGCATTCTCGCGCTTCCCCCTATCCCCTCCACAGCGTGACGCTTTCGAGTCAGTTACTTTCAATCCGGACAGATTCAATCTGGCGGCTATCGTCCACGTCCCAGAAGAAGCCAACCCCGAGCTAATCGAGAATGCGATCAGCGCGGTGCTCGAAACACATGAGATGCTGCGAGTCCGATTCGACAAGGACGAGACGGGCGTGAATCAACAGGTGGTTCCGACAGCGGCTCTAATGGACGCCGTGGCAGTCGAAGCTGTGGGCCACGATGACCGAGACGGAATTCACAAGGTCGCAGACCGTGCCCATTCGCGAATAGCGCTCGACCAGGGTCATGTTTGTTCCTTCACTACACTCACGAACGATGCTGGCGCATGGGGCGTCATGGTGATCGCTAACCATATGGTGACCGATGCCATCGGATGGAAGGTGCTGATGGAGGACTTGACTTCGACCATCGATGCTGCAGCACGGGGAGAAAATTTTTCGCCGGTTAAGACTTCATCGTTTAGGAGTTGGGTCGAGTACCTGCACGGGTTGGCACTGAGCGCGGACGCACGGCGCGCAGTGGATGGTCTAATTGACGTACTTTCCATCGACCCGCAGCACGAACAAAACCCTCTTCGTCAACATCTCGACTCAGTCCGCCGTGCCGACACCACCAGGGTCCAGCGCCTCTATGAGGTCGCGCAGGCGGAGTCATTTCAGAAGTTGTGTGCACAACACGGGGCTGACGTGCTTGCGCTGTCGTGCCTTCACTACGCGCTGCGCGGGCTGGCAGTCGGAGGTTCCGTCCCAGTCAGCATGTTCACCAGCGGGCGTCACCTGGGCCCGTCGTCGTTGGAGTTCTCCAGAACGGTTGGTTGGTTCGCAGACAAGTACCCCGTCATCCTTGACCTGGGCAGTTCGTCGTCACCTGAGGGTCTCCTTCAGGAGTCCGCGGCCGCCGTCTCGGCGGCCCTTGGACTTCAACTCACCTATGGAGCGGTGCGTTACCTGCATCCCGATGCGGAGCTCCGAGATTTCGTAGCGCAGGTCACGTCAGCGAAGGTGGCACTTAACTATCGGGGGACGGTCGCGACGAGCGAGACCATCCCGTATACGGATCACGATTTGGGGGATATGCATGACGAACTGGAGTTCTTCGGTTACAACATCTCCCTTGCGTGCGACCTCGAACCGACCGGTTTCGCGGTAAGTTGGCGATTCCCTTCGCAACTGGAGAGACTGGTCGTGCCGGCCGTAGATAGCTTCGGCATCGGGTTGGCTGCCATTGTCGCGGCGGCCTCGGACTGA